One segment of Saprospiraceae bacterium DNA contains the following:
- a CDS encoding HYR domain-containing protein, with protein MFTTSTGATLDPMAGAAVAVGPNVDDTPSGLLDIGFNFVYETTTYTQFSVSPDGFIKLGAPAAVSQFTNSIVSTTNIPKLFPFWDDLATGTTGSVSYVVTGSAPNRVLKIQWFVTIPRNTVGAANSTMQAWLYETTNVIEFRFENVGGATASASVGINGTTATNFHSITTTTHTTSTVTANNANTAWPGVGRMYTFTPPAQCAGTPDGGVTQSSANPACSGVNFTLSLSGNTQGLGITYQWQSSSDGVNFSNIGGATSSTLTINQTTATWYHCVVTCTNSGLSANSTDLFIDMALPTQCYCTPIYTSGCGSSDRIDKVTFGALVNPAVGNSGCTNGSALGYTQYLSGLPIPNLAIGQTYPISVLVGPGGTEHVRIFIDFNQDGDFFDAGEDTYIGSGNGVTINGNITVPAGALTGQTRMRVRVVFNTSVFGPCTSHSFGEAEDYLVNIVAPPSCLAGPNSPANGSSDCPGATTLSWPVAPNATSYDVYFGNSPNPPLVANTAGTTYNAGTLGLGTYYWKIVPKNDAGEATGCPEWSFSKADGQAPVITNCGSDQTLFANANCQATLGNYTGNVTYMDNCPGAANVTQSPIAGTTISSNTIVTFTVTDLAGNSAQCSINVFLQDDSAPTINCPSVVEVGTSSSSCDGIATFNVTATDNCDNNVQITQTSGPASGSVFPLGTTTVSFSAQDDSGNSANCSFNVVVSDDDAPVISVCPPDVSVSTDDNCEAITADYTGLVVASDNCDPNPIVTQDPPPGGVSAGFLTIVMTVTDNAGNATTCSFQTTADDDIPPTISCPGAQYFDADDDCQTPLPDFTDLANASDNCGGFIVTQSPAPGTEVGFGQTLVTLTVSDGPGLTASCVMEAYAVDVTPPVLTCPDNIVVDTDPNTCTAVVMFMCAVAPDNCSGSANPEQNLGLPAGSAFPLGVNVVGFQATDASGNTAYCTFTITVVDNDPPYLSCPFDIVVDTDPGLCSAVVNWSTPTTHDNCGDPTLAQTGGLPNGSAFPKGVSVISYSSTDDAGNVTTCSFSITVEDNELPVITCPANIVVGNTLNQCGAIVNYPAPTFSDNCPGASIVLVSGLPSGSFFPVGTTTNVWRVTDASGNSATCSFTVTVNDVQPPTITCPANIVRNNDPNQCGAIVTYATPTFSDNCPGVTIEQIAGLPSGSFFPVGTTTNVFKATDAAGNMSTCSFTVTVNDVQPPVFNNCPGNITVSNDPGVCGAVVTWPKITASDNCPGVVVTFVSGMASGALFDVGITTVIYKATDASGNMATCSFNVIVLDNEDPSITCPANIVRNNDWNKCSATVTFLGTPVTADNCGVASVTNNAVGNVYPVGVTTVTWTVVDGAGNDATCQQTITVIDYQPPHVVCPADIYTVNDPNLPCQAYVEYEATATDNCPGVVITYSEWPPSDNGYFSIGTTMVMVTATDAAGNEDNCMFNIVVSPAPEICNGLDDDCDGFIDEDDDAWKQVDKQLASNGKAGDLYGNSVAVYGNYAVVGAKNADGKGQNSGMAYVLYSNEVSPDDWQEVAVLDPSGVKADDNFGASVAIHSDLIVVGAPNDDDLGTDAGAAYVFARNSNGVWNMVTKIRASDGFAGDNFGTAVSISGDRILVGASLNDEKGQNAGAAYLFGRHVGGTNNWGEMTKITANGLQAGDMFGASLKIDGDYAIIGAHLDDAKGTNAGAAYIFHKDQGGANAWGEAKKLTANDGKSLDNFGNSVSISGDHVIVGAPLHDLRGSNAGAAYVFERNHGGLNNWGQVSRLLADDGAAHHQLGYAVAVNGNYAVAGARFNNHKGSNSGAIYVWQRQVNGVWENVAKLFDYQGDKNDQFGTSLDVFNRVIIVGALRDDVAGKADQGSVSFFSAGCDDDDKGFIGNPSDNVVPGVKKVGAFEVRAFPQPFSDVLNIEVNMKSAADTRVVVWNAYGQEVATIHNGVLEGTTILRWNAEGIASGAYFLRVEADNETDVRSILLVR; from the coding sequence GTGTTCACCACGTCAACGGGGGCAACACTTGACCCCATGGCTGGCGCTGCGGTAGCAGTAGGTCCAAATGTGGACGACACGCCATCTGGATTGTTGGACATTGGGTTTAACTTCGTTTATGAAACGACTACCTACACCCAATTTTCAGTTTCACCGGATGGTTTCATCAAACTGGGAGCGCCAGCTGCCGTTTCCCAATTTACAAATAGTATTGTAAGCACCACAAACATCCCCAAACTCTTCCCGTTTTGGGACGACTTGGCTACTGGCACCACAGGCAGCGTTTCTTATGTGGTCACTGGTAGTGCTCCGAACAGGGTGTTGAAGATTCAGTGGTTTGTGACTATCCCACGAAACACTGTCGGTGCTGCAAACAGTACTATGCAAGCTTGGTTGTACGAAACGACTAACGTAATTGAGTTCCGTTTTGAAAACGTTGGTGGCGCGACTGCCTCGGCATCAGTAGGTATCAACGGCACTACTGCAACCAATTTTCACAGCATAACCACCACAACACACACGACTAGCACCGTAACTGCGAACAACGCCAACACTGCATGGCCCGGTGTTGGCAGGATGTATACTTTCACGCCACCTGCTCAGTGCGCTGGCACACCAGATGGCGGTGTAACGCAGTCTTCTGCCAATCCTGCTTGTTCGGGCGTGAACTTTACCCTTAGCTTAAGCGGCAACACGCAAGGCTTGGGCATCACCTACCAATGGCAGTCGTCCTCCGATGGAGTGAACTTCTCCAATATCGGGGGTGCCACTTCTTCCACGTTGACAATAAATCAGACAACGGCTACTTGGTATCATTGTGTGGTAACTTGCACCAATAGTGGATTGTCGGCCAACTCTACGGATTTGTTTATTGACATGGCATTGCCCACACAATGCTACTGCACACCGATTTATACCTCCGGGTGCGGCTCCAGCGACCGTATTGACAAAGTTACTTTTGGCGCATTGGTAAATCCCGCAGTGGGCAACTCAGGTTGCACCAACGGGAGCGCGTTGGGCTACACGCAATACCTTTCTGGATTGCCGATTCCCAACCTCGCAATCGGGCAGACCTATCCCATCAGTGTATTGGTAGGCCCGGGTGGCACCGAACACGTCAGAATCTTCATTGACTTCAACCAAGATGGCGACTTCTTCGATGCCGGGGAGGATACCTATATTGGTTCGGGCAATGGCGTTACCATCAACGGTAATATCACGGTGCCTGCTGGTGCCCTGACTGGTCAGACGCGCATGCGAGTGCGTGTGGTGTTCAACACTAGTGTATTCGGCCCTTGTACCAGCCATAGCTTCGGCGAAGCAGAGGATTACCTAGTGAACATTGTGGCGCCGCCTTCCTGCCTTGCAGGGCCTAACTCGCCAGCGAATGGCAGCTCGGATTGCCCCGGTGCCACCACGCTCTCTTGGCCTGTAGCTCCTAATGCAACGAGCTACGATGTGTATTTCGGCAATTCGCCCAATCCGCCTTTGGTAGCAAACACGGCAGGCACTACATATAATGCAGGTACGCTGGGTTTGGGCACATACTACTGGAAAATAGTGCCGAAAAACGACGCGGGCGAAGCTACTGGCTGCCCAGAATGGTCTTTCTCCAAGGCGGACGGCCAAGCACCCGTCATCACGAATTGTGGCAGCGACCAAACGCTGTTTGCGAACGCAAACTGCCAAGCCACTTTAGGTAATTATACTGGCAACGTCACCTATATGGACAACTGCCCAGGTGCCGCCAATGTGACGCAAAGCCCGATAGCAGGCACGACCATTTCGAGCAATACGATAGTCACGTTCACGGTGACTGACCTTGCTGGAAACTCTGCCCAGTGCTCTATCAATGTGTTCCTGCAAGACGATTCCGCACCGACCATCAACTGCCCTTCGGTAGTGGAAGTGGGTACTTCGAGCTCTTCTTGCGATGGCATTGCCACATTCAATGTGACTGCCACGGACAACTGCGATAACAACGTGCAAATCACACAGACTAGCGGCCCAGCAAGTGGTTCTGTCTTCCCATTGGGCACCACTACTGTTAGCTTCAGCGCACAGGATGACTCGGGGAATAGCGCCAATTGCTCATTCAACGTTGTTGTTTCCGACGACGATGCACCCGTTATTTCAGTTTGCCCACCGGATGTTTCTGTTTCAACGGATGATAATTGCGAGGCTATCACGGCAGATTATACTGGCCTGGTGGTAGCAAGCGACAACTGCGACCCCAACCCAATCGTCACGCAAGACCCTCCTCCGGGTGGCGTGAGCGCAGGTTTTTTGACCATTGTTATGACCGTGACTGACAACGCAGGCAATGCAACGACTTGCTCGTTCCAAACAACTGCCGACGACGACATTCCACCTACGATTTCTTGCCCCGGGGCCCAGTATTTTGATGCGGATGATGATTGCCAAACACCCCTTCCAGATTTCACTGACCTTGCAAATGCAAGCGACAACTGTGGCGGTTTCATCGTGACGCAAAGCCCTGCTCCCGGCACGGAGGTTGGTTTTGGCCAAACACTAGTCACCCTTACTGTGTCAGATGGCCCCGGTCTTACGGCATCTTGCGTCATGGAAGCATACGCTGTGGATGTCACGCCGCCCGTCCTGACCTGCCCGGACAACATCGTGGTTGACACCGACCCGAACACCTGCACAGCAGTTGTGATGTTCATGTGTGCTGTTGCTCCAGACAACTGCTCCGGCTCCGCAAACCCTGAGCAGAATCTAGGTCTTCCCGCCGGCTCGGCCTTCCCGCTTGGCGTGAACGTGGTTGGATTCCAAGCCACTGATGCATCTGGCAACACGGCATACTGCACCTTCACCATCACGGTGGTGGACAACGACCCGCCGTATCTCTCTTGCCCATTTGACATCGTTGTTGACACCGACCCAGGCCTCTGCTCCGCAGTAGTCAATTGGTCAACCCCGACGACACACGACAACTGCGGCGACCCGACCCTGGCGCAAACCGGAGGTCTGCCAAACGGCTCTGCTTTCCCGAAAGGTGTGTCGGTCATCTCTTACTCGTCCACCGACGACGCAGGGAACGTGACCACTTGCAGCTTCAGCATCACAGTGGAAGACAACGAGTTGCCTGTCATCACTTGCCCGGCCAACATCGTGGTGGGCAACACCCTGAACCAGTGCGGTGCCATCGTGAACTACCCCGCCCCGACGTTCAGTGACAACTGCCCAGGTGCCAGCATCGTGCTGGTGAGCGGCCTTCCGAGCGGCTCCTTCTTCCCAGTGGGAACCACCACCAATGTCTGGCGCGTCACCGATGCTTCCGGCAACTCCGCGACCTGTAGCTTCACCGTGACGGTGAACGACGTACAGCCGCCTACCATCACATGCCCGGCTAACATCGTTCGCAACAACGACCCCAATCAGTGTGGGGCAATCGTGACCTACGCGACTCCGACATTCAGCGACAACTGCCCGGGTGTTACTATTGAGCAAATCGCCGGCTTGCCAAGTGGCTCTTTCTTCCCGGTAGGCACTACCACCAACGTGTTCAAGGCTACCGACGCAGCGGGCAATATGTCCACCTGTAGCTTCACCGTGACGGTGAACGACGTACAGCCGCCCGTGTTCAACAATTGCCCCGGCAACATTACGGTGTCTAATGACCCTGGCGTATGCGGCGCGGTCGTCACTTGGCCAAAAATCACGGCTTCCGACAACTGCCCGGGCGTGGTGGTCACTTTTGTGAGCGGCATGGCAAGCGGCGCCCTGTTCGACGTGGGCATCACGACGGTCATCTACAAAGCCACCGATGCATCCGGCAACATGGCAACTTGCAGCTTCAACGTCATTGTGCTTGACAACGAAGACCCGTCCATCACTTGCCCAGCCAACATCGTGCGCAACAATGACTGGAACAAATGCTCTGCCACCGTAACCTTCTTGGGAACACCTGTCACTGCCGACAATTGCGGCGTGGCGAGCGTGACCAACAATGCTGTTGGCAACGTGTATCCGGTTGGTGTGACCACCGTCACATGGACCGTGGTTGACGGAGCGGGCAACGATGCCACTTGCCAGCAGACCATCACAGTGATTGACTACCAGCCGCCGCACGTTGTGTGCCCAGCGGACATATACACGGTAAACGACCCGAACCTGCCCTGTCAGGCCTATGTGGAATACGAAGCAACTGCTACTGACAACTGCCCCGGCGTAGTCATCACTTACAGTGAATGGCCACCCTCCGACAACGGCTACTTCTCCATCGGTACCACGATGGTGATGGTAACAGCCACCGACGCGGCTGGCAACGAGGACAACTGTATGTTCAACATCGTGGTCAGCCCAGCCCCAGAGATTTGCAACGGCCTCGACGACGACTGCGACGGCTTCATTGACGAGGACGACGACGCTTGGAAACAAGTGGACAAGCAATTGGCCAGCAACGGCAAGGCAGGCGACCTTTATGGCAACAGCGTAGCCGTGTATGGTAATTATGCAGTAGTCGGCGCGAAAAACGCCGATGGCAAAGGTCAGAACTCAGGCATGGCTTATGTGCTTTACAGCAACGAGGTCAGCCCTGACGACTGGCAGGAAGTCGCCGTGCTCGACCCATCGGGCGTGAAGGCCGACGACAACTTTGGCGCAAGTGTGGCCATCCACTCCGACCTCATCGTGGTGGGTGCGCCCAACGACGACGACCTTGGCACAGATGCTGGCGCCGCCTACGTTTTTGCGAGAAACAGCAATGGCGTATGGAACATGGTCACAAAAATCAGGGCATCTGATGGCTTTGCGGGCGACAACTTCGGCACTGCCGTCAGCATAAGCGGCGACCGGATACTCGTGGGCGCAAGCCTGAACGACGAGAAGGGCCAGAACGCTGGTGCGGCTTACCTCTTTGGCCGCCATGTTGGTGGTACCAACAACTGGGGCGAGATGACCAAAATCACCGCCAATGGCCTTCAAGCAGGCGATATGTTTGGAGCAAGCCTCAAAATTGACGGTGACTATGCCATCATAGGCGCACACCTCGACGACGCAAAAGGCACGAACGCTGGCGCGGCATACATCTTCCACAAAGACCAAGGCGGCGCGAACGCTTGGGGCGAAGCGAAGAAACTGACGGCCAACGACGGCAAGAGCCTCGACAACTTCGGCAACAGCGTGAGCATCAGCGGCGACCATGTCATCGTAGGCGCTCCGCTCCACGACCTGCGCGGCTCGAACGCTGGCGCAGCCTACGTCTTCGAACGCAATCACGGCGGCCTCAACAACTGGGGCCAAGTGTCCCGCCTGCTCGCCGACGACGGCGCGGCCCACCATCAGTTGGGCTACGCGGTGGCGGTCAACGGCAACTACGCAGTGGCTGGCGCACGCTTCAACAACCACAAAGGCTCCAACTCCGGCGCCATCTATGTGTGGCAGCGTCAGGTCAACGGCGTTTGGGAAAACGTGGCCAAACTGTTTGATTATCAAGGCGACAAGAACGACCAGTTCGGTACTTCGCTCGACGTGTTCAACCGCGTCATCATCGTCGGCGCACTGCGCGACGATGTGGCTGGCAAGGCCGACCAAGGCTCGGTGAGCTTCTTCTCTGCTGGCTGCGACGACGACGATAAAGGCTTCATCGGCAACCCGTCGGACAACGTGGTGCCGGGCGTGAAAAAGGTTGGCGCATTTGAGGTGCGAGCCTTCCCGCAGCCCTTTAGCGACGTGCTGAACATCGAGGTCAACATGAAATCTGCCGCCGACACGCGCGTGGTG